A genomic segment from Streptomyces sp. NBC_00459 encodes:
- a CDS encoding CIS tube protein, giving the protein MSPARTSRARAKLTLKEPPASVGAKPGGTIARLNLQFNPSTLQLSKSTEWRRSPSRMAGESALPEFVGSGPRTLSLEVFLDATAKHDNSVEQAVEKLMKACVPTPASLGRKKPASPWVRFTWGTSRSISFDGVLSSLSVSYTLFDVDGRPLRATCALSIEEASVGPAGQNPTSGSRTARSTHTVVAGDSLAMLAWREYGDATAWRAIAEANGIDDPMALMPGTELVVPGLQDADGEEER; this is encoded by the coding sequence ATGTCACCGGCGCGCACCAGTCGAGCCAGGGCCAAGCTGACCCTGAAAGAGCCCCCGGCGTCGGTCGGCGCGAAGCCCGGCGGGACCATCGCACGGCTCAACCTCCAGTTCAACCCCTCCACCCTGCAGCTGAGCAAGAGCACCGAGTGGCGGCGCTCCCCGTCCCGGATGGCGGGGGAGTCGGCACTGCCCGAGTTCGTCGGCAGCGGCCCGCGCACGCTGAGCCTGGAGGTGTTCCTGGACGCCACCGCCAAACACGACAACTCCGTGGAGCAGGCGGTGGAGAAGCTGATGAAGGCGTGCGTGCCGACCCCGGCCAGCCTGGGCCGCAAGAAGCCGGCCAGCCCGTGGGTGCGGTTCACCTGGGGCACCTCCCGGTCGATCTCGTTCGACGGGGTGCTCTCCAGCCTGTCGGTGTCGTACACGCTGTTCGATGTCGACGGCAGACCGCTGCGGGCCACCTGCGCGCTGTCGATCGAGGAGGCGAGCGTCGGCCCGGCGGGCCAGAACCCGACGTCCGGCTCACGCACCGCCCGCAGCACGCACACCGTGGTGGCGGGCGACAGCCTGGCGATGCTGGCCTGGCGGGAATACGGCGACGCGACGGCCTGGCGGGCCATCGCGGAGGCGAACGGAATCGACGACCCGATGGCGCTCATGCCCGGCACCGAACTGGTGGTGCCGGGGTTGCAGGACGCGGACGGTGAGGAGGAGAGATGA